A stretch of the Veillonella parvula DSM 2008 genome encodes the following:
- a CDS encoding ABC transporter ATP-binding protein: MIQLENICKQYTNHNHTVRAVDNVSFSVAENERVGIAGGSGSGKSTLLRLIAMLEKPTSGTLRLFGEEIHSIQNHTEIYRSMQMMFQNPLAVIPPRMNLEAFLLEPYINYGLMDIAAAKEDIRKWMQRVDLPENTVHKYPHEVSGGQLQRVVLARLMLMKPKLVLFDEPTSALDAVNQKLVLDLLQKLHREQPFGYVFVSHDIGLLQAVTDRIIVMKDGQIVETIESKRLKEAVHPYTKALVSAGE, encoded by the coding sequence ATGATTCAACTCGAGAATATATGTAAACAATATACGAACCACAATCATACGGTCCGCGCCGTTGATAACGTATCCTTTTCTGTAGCGGAGAATGAACGGGTAGGTATTGCTGGTGGTAGTGGTTCTGGTAAAAGTACGCTGCTTAGGCTGATTGCTATGCTAGAAAAACCTACATCTGGCACCTTGCGACTCTTTGGTGAGGAAATCCATTCCATTCAAAATCATACAGAAATATATCGTTCCATGCAGATGATGTTCCAAAATCCCTTGGCGGTAATTCCGCCGCGGATGAACTTGGAAGCATTTCTCTTAGAGCCGTATATCAACTATGGTCTCATGGATATAGCGGCAGCAAAGGAAGATATTCGTAAATGGATGCAACGGGTAGACTTACCAGAAAATACGGTTCATAAATACCCTCACGAAGTCAGTGGTGGTCAACTGCAACGTGTTGTATTGGCACGGCTCATGCTGATGAAGCCGAAACTGGTACTCTTTGACGAACCTACATCAGCCCTTGATGCGGTGAACCAAAAGCTGGTGCTAGACCTATTACAAAAACTCCATAGGGAACAACCCTTTGGCTACGTATTCGTCAGCCATGATATTGGACTTTTACAAGCCGTAACAGACCGAATCATCGTTATGAAAGATGGACAAATCGTAGAAACTATCGAATCAAAACGACTTAAAGAAGCGGTACACCCATATACAAAAGCGCTTGTCAGTGCTGGAGAATAA
- a CDS encoding electron transfer flavoprotein subunit alpha/FixB family protein, with protein sequence MGVTNFDEYRDVFVVADTIDDVVHPVTYELIGQARRIAKELGQLVQVMLLGENVQSEAEELVAHGADIVHVFESPLLKYYTTDGYTKVLTDFFEDHKPNILLIGATNNGRDLAPRMSGRMKNGVVADCTILTVDTTEGLVEWTRPALGGNILAEIISPNHRPQMGSVRPNVFKKPDRIADSWGRIQIEPFDLNPEDIRMKRLDFIPFSKDGYNIQEADIIVAGGRGMGSKENFDKLYELADAIGGVVGATRPLVEKGWIELPYQVGQTGKTVSPKLYLAFGISGAIQHVSGISGADTIVAINNDPNAEIFQHANYGIVGDCMEVLNDMLAHLK encoded by the coding sequence ATGGGAGTGACAAATTTTGATGAATATAGAGATGTCTTTGTCGTAGCCGATACCATCGATGACGTAGTGCATCCGGTTACGTACGAACTTATCGGTCAAGCTCGTCGAATCGCTAAGGAATTGGGCCAACTCGTTCAAGTTATGCTTCTTGGTGAAAATGTTCAATCCGAGGCGGAGGAACTCGTGGCACATGGTGCCGATATTGTTCACGTTTTTGAAAGTCCTCTTTTGAAATACTATACAACAGATGGCTATACAAAGGTTTTGACAGATTTCTTTGAAGACCATAAGCCTAATATCCTTTTGATTGGCGCTACAAACAATGGTCGTGACTTGGCACCTCGCATGTCTGGTCGCATGAAAAATGGTGTCGTAGCTGACTGTACCATTTTGACGGTAGATACTACAGAAGGCCTTGTAGAATGGACACGCCCTGCCTTGGGGGGGAATATTTTAGCTGAAATTATTTCTCCAAATCATCGTCCACAAATGGGTTCTGTCCGTCCTAATGTATTTAAAAAGCCGGACCGCATCGCAGATAGCTGGGGTCGCATTCAAATTGAACCATTCGACCTTAACCCTGAAGACATTCGCATGAAGCGTCTCGACTTCATTCCGTTTAGCAAAGATGGTTACAACATCCAAGAAGCGGATATCATCGTGGCCGGCGGTCGAGGCATGGGTTCCAAAGAAAACTTCGATAAGCTCTACGAACTTGCCGATGCTATCGGCGGTGTTGTAGGTGCTACACGCCCCCTCGTTGAAAAGGGCTGGATTGAATTGCCATACCAAGTAGGCCAAACGGGTAAAACTGTAAGTCCTAAACTATACTTGGCATTCGGTATCTCCGGTGCTATTCAACACGTGAGCGGTATCTCCGGTGCTGACACAATCGTGGCTATCAATAACGATCCAAATGCAGAAATCTTCCAACACGCTAACTATGGGATAGTGGGGGATTGCATGGAAGTGTTAAATGATATGTTGGCGCATTTGAAATAA
- a CDS encoding ABC transporter permease, translated as MYRLILQRLASIVGILFVVTIGTFVLIKLSPIDPVSMKFNLVGATPDPVVVAQIREQLGLNDPWWQQYMRWLSQIVQGDFGESILYALPVATILGGALPNTLGLVSLALVMGIVVTIPLGMLSAKYQDSWIDHGVRLVTFLALAIPGFWVGLLLLYLFGVKLQLVSVTNTNGFSAYVLPAVTLALWICGLYIRRLRNAILEVSRQPFVQGARALGLPEWMVYTRYIFPHVGLMLLPMMGVTMGAMLGGSAVIETVFSIKGIGYMMVQGIMARDYVLMQGYIIWITMVFIVINIIIDVLSIWLNPKRRAAIKGGSYE; from the coding sequence TTGTATCGATTAATACTACAGCGTTTGGCGAGTATTGTAGGTATTTTATTTGTTGTTACCATCGGTACATTTGTATTGATAAAATTATCTCCTATTGATCCCGTGTCGATGAAGTTTAATCTTGTAGGGGCTACACCAGATCCAGTTGTAGTTGCACAGATACGAGAGCAGTTAGGTCTCAATGACCCTTGGTGGCAACAATATATGCGTTGGCTTAGTCAAATTGTGCAAGGAGACTTTGGTGAGTCAATTCTGTATGCTTTACCAGTGGCGACCATTCTTGGCGGTGCCTTGCCTAATACCTTGGGGCTAGTATCCTTAGCTCTTGTTATGGGGATAGTGGTAACCATACCGCTCGGTATGTTATCTGCAAAGTATCAAGACTCATGGATTGATCATGGGGTTCGTCTCGTTACATTCCTAGCATTAGCAATCCCTGGGTTCTGGGTCGGTTTATTATTACTGTACTTATTCGGTGTTAAATTACAGCTAGTGTCGGTAACGAATACCAATGGCTTTTCTGCCTATGTATTGCCCGCGGTAACCCTTGCTTTATGGATATGTGGTCTCTACATTCGTCGATTGCGCAATGCTATTTTAGAAGTGTCGCGACAGCCCTTTGTACAGGGGGCGCGAGCATTGGGCTTGCCAGAATGGATGGTCTACACCCGTTACATATTCCCTCATGTGGGACTTATGTTGTTGCCTATGATGGGAGTAACTATGGGCGCTATGCTAGGTGGCTCTGCTGTTATTGAAACGGTATTCTCCATAAAAGGTATTGGTTACATGATGGTACAAGGCATTATGGCTCGCGATTATGTATTGATGCAAGGTTATATCATCTGGATTACTATGGTGTTTATCGTGATTAATATCATCATCGATGTATTGAGCATTTGGCTAAATCCAAAACGAAGAGCCGCTATAAAAGGAGGCTCCTATGAATAG
- a CDS encoding SDR family NAD(P)-dependent oxidoreductase, with amino-acid sequence MARNVFVTGATSGIGLCIAEAYAKYGDNVLISGRRAEVLAEVQARLSKEYGVRVETLVLDVRSREDVESKVSAAIEAFGGVDVLVNNAGLAQGLDPFQDSTVDDAVTMIDTNVKGLLYVTKAVLPYMIDKNAGHIVNMGSTAGIYAYPGGAVYCATKAAVKMLSDGIRMDTIATDIKVTTIQPGIVETPFSEVRFHGDAEKAKAVYAGIDAIQPEDVADVVLYVTNQPKRLQISDVTIMANQQAAGFMVYKK; translated from the coding sequence ATGGCTCGTAATGTTTTTGTTACTGGTGCAACGTCTGGTATTGGTCTTTGTATTGCCGAGGCGTATGCAAAGTATGGCGATAATGTTTTGATTTCCGGCCGTCGTGCTGAGGTGTTGGCTGAGGTACAGGCTCGTTTGTCTAAGGAATATGGCGTGCGCGTTGAGACTTTGGTGCTTGATGTGCGTAGTCGTGAGGATGTTGAAAGCAAGGTTTCAGCAGCAATTGAAGCGTTTGGTGGCGTTGATGTCCTTGTAAATAACGCAGGTCTTGCGCAAGGCTTAGATCCATTCCAAGATAGTACTGTTGATGATGCGGTAACTATGATTGATACGAATGTGAAAGGTCTTTTATATGTAACAAAGGCTGTATTACCTTATATGATTGATAAAAACGCAGGCCATATTGTGAATATGGGCTCTACCGCTGGTATATACGCATATCCTGGTGGAGCTGTTTACTGTGCTACAAAGGCGGCCGTTAAGATGTTAAGCGATGGTATTCGCATGGATACGATTGCTACAGATATTAAGGTCACAACCATTCAACCGGGCATCGTAGAGACTCCATTTAGTGAAGTGCGCTTTCACGGTGATGCGGAAAAAGCTAAAGCCGTCTACGCCGGCATCGATGCCATCCAACCTGAGGATGTGGCGGACGTTGTGCTATACGTAACAAACCAACCTAAACGCTTGCAAATTTCTGATGTCACAATTATGGCAAATCAACAAGCAGCTGGGTTTATGGTGTATAAGAAATAG
- a CDS encoding ABC transporter ATP-binding protein, producing MNKSDCIVFDKVTISYGAEQAVRDVSFSVPNGEVFAIVGESGSGKSTLVRAAFGMLKQANISGQILLNGTDVSTLSDSDWRQLRGTKISMIFQNPSAYLNPNRTVENHFKDLFRAHGESYEVSRVIDMFNLVHLTDGVRILQSYPFQLSGGMQQRLAIALSLILKPSIVFADEPTSALDMLVQASVLDLMKEVTQALGATVIIVTHNIKAAARIANSIGVMNKGQLVEVGSTEEVMAQPKDEYTRILLDSVMKVV from the coding sequence TTGAATAAATCTGATTGTATCGTATTTGATAAGGTTACAATTTCATACGGTGCGGAGCAAGCGGTACGCGATGTATCCTTCTCCGTGCCCAATGGTGAGGTCTTTGCCATCGTTGGTGAAAGCGGATCTGGTAAATCTACGTTAGTTCGTGCCGCCTTTGGCATGTTGAAACAAGCTAACATTAGCGGCCAAATTTTGCTAAACGGCACCGATGTTTCTACATTGAGTGATAGCGATTGGCGACAATTGCGGGGCACAAAGATTTCCATGATCTTTCAAAATCCCAGTGCCTATCTAAACCCAAATCGCACCGTAGAAAATCACTTCAAAGATTTATTCCGTGCTCATGGTGAAAGCTACGAGGTCAGTCGAGTGATAGATATGTTTAATCTTGTTCACTTAACTGATGGAGTGCGTATCTTGCAGTCCTATCCGTTTCAGTTGAGCGGTGGCATGCAACAACGGTTAGCAATAGCTTTGAGCCTCATTTTGAAGCCGAGTATCGTATTTGCTGACGAACCAACTAGTGCCTTAGATATGCTTGTGCAAGCCTCTGTATTGGACCTTATGAAAGAGGTAACACAGGCTCTTGGGGCAACGGTGATTATCGTAACTCATAATATCAAGGCGGCGGCGCGCATTGCCAACAGCATCGGTGTTATGAATAAGGGGCAACTCGTTGAAGTGGGATCCACTGAAGAGGTCATGGCCCAGCCAAAGGATGAGTATACTCGCATCTTGTTAGATTCCGTAATGAAAGTGGTGTAG
- a CDS encoding ABC transporter substrate-binding protein, translating into MKRWLLACLSMLCMVALLVGCGNDTAKDSKQGKHMNVGLYWFGETLDPTHEWDAWTLTRIGAGETLAVVTPDMKFAPQLVDSWENVDPTTWKFHIRENVKFHNGTPMTPQKVKESIEYTMKQSARSAKAVKIESITVDGQNLIIKTTEPNGSLLSSLTEPAFVIMDTADLKDVASKPVLTGPYKITAFKKGETIELAAFADYWGGKPGLDTVTVKDIEDNNKRAMALQSKDVDVIQKVDSANRSLFKDGFNIQDVAGVRVFMLKANHTEASPLHDKAVRSAIAHIINYDSMAKIIGNGSTPGAAPFPPSANLGYDAIANKPMTDVAKADQILTQAGYAKNANGMYAKGGKELAVTIAIWGKDTSLYEEIQQELKKAGIAVTLKKLQSPDEVDTLGTDGFDLVERNVVTMSTNDPYWFLSLFYKTGAKANVGGYTNPQVDALIDQLSVTFDQNERSNIAKQAQQLLVDDVADIYLLYPSATVVSTTKVKNVPVHPIDYYLLTKDSTIE; encoded by the coding sequence ATGAAACGTTGGTTGTTAGCATGTTTGTCCATGCTATGCATGGTGGCTCTCTTGGTTGGCTGTGGCAATGATACTGCTAAAGACAGCAAACAAGGTAAGCATATGAATGTTGGTTTGTATTGGTTTGGTGAAACATTAGACCCAACTCACGAATGGGATGCGTGGACATTGACACGTATCGGTGCAGGTGAAACCTTAGCCGTTGTTACACCGGATATGAAATTTGCCCCACAATTGGTAGATTCTTGGGAAAATGTAGACCCTACAACATGGAAATTCCACATCCGTGAAAACGTAAAATTCCACAATGGTACTCCGATGACACCTCAAAAGGTAAAAGAGTCCATTGAGTATACGATGAAACAAAGTGCTCGTTCCGCTAAAGCCGTTAAAATCGAGTCCATCACAGTAGATGGTCAAAACTTAATCATTAAAACTACAGAGCCTAATGGTTCCTTGTTATCTAGCTTGACTGAACCTGCTTTCGTTATCATGGATACTGCAGATCTTAAAGACGTAGCATCTAAACCAGTTCTTACAGGCCCTTATAAAATCACTGCTTTCAAAAAAGGTGAAACAATTGAACTTGCAGCCTTCGCAGATTACTGGGGTGGCAAACCAGGTCTTGATACTGTAACCGTAAAAGACATCGAAGATAACAACAAACGCGCTATGGCGTTACAATCTAAAGACGTTGATGTAATCCAAAAAGTGGACTCTGCTAACCGTAGCTTGTTCAAAGATGGCTTCAACATTCAAGATGTTGCTGGCGTTCGTGTGTTTATGTTGAAAGCAAACCACACAGAAGCATCTCCATTACATGATAAAGCTGTGCGTTCCGCTATTGCTCATATCATTAACTATGACTCCATGGCAAAAATTATTGGTAACGGTTCCACACCAGGGGCGGCACCATTCCCGCCATCTGCCAACTTAGGCTATGATGCGATTGCTAATAAACCGATGACAGATGTAGCAAAAGCTGACCAAATCTTGACTCAAGCTGGTTACGCTAAAAATGCAAATGGCATGTACGCAAAGGGCGGTAAAGAATTAGCTGTTACTATTGCTATTTGGGGGAAAGATACAAGCTTATACGAAGAAATTCAACAAGAATTGAAAAAAGCTGGTATTGCTGTAACTCTTAAGAAATTACAAAGCCCTGATGAAGTAGATACACTTGGTACAGATGGTTTCGATTTAGTAGAACGCAATGTAGTGACTATGTCTACAAACGATCCTTACTGGTTCCTCAGCTTATTCTACAAAACTGGTGCGAAAGCAAACGTTGGCGGCTACACTAATCCTCAAGTAGATGCGTTAATCGACCAATTGTCTGTAACATTTGATCAAAACGAACGCTCTAATATTGCAAAACAAGCGCAACAATTATTAGTGGATGATGTAGCAGATATCTACTTGTTGTACCCAAGTGCAACGGTTGTATCTACTACAAAAGTTAAAAATGTACCAGTACATCCTATCGATTACTACTTATTAACAAAGGATTCTACTATTGAATAA
- a CDS encoding ABC transporter permease, which yields MNRRKPYTLYAMLVLAALWIVFFLCAPYIAPFDPETTSIADRLQDISSTHLLGTDQLGRDVWSRILYGGKASLGIAFTIIGISGAIGIAIGGLAGFSTPSIDRWLSRLIDLVLGFPNMVIAIAFIGIMGPSITNVIISLCITKWAEYARITRGLVQIERHAEYITFARMSGASNLRILWRYILPNVLPPLVIVIIQHLGDAIILVASFSLIGIGVQPPDPEWGAILLSSRDFLQTAPWLLIYPGLAIFITVVLFNYIGDALRDALDVSR from the coding sequence ATGAATAGACGAAAGCCTTACACTTTATACGCTATGTTGGTATTAGCAGCTCTATGGATTGTATTTTTCCTATGTGCTCCTTATATAGCACCCTTTGATCCTGAAACGACGAGTATCGCGGACCGCTTACAAGACATTAGTAGTACCCATCTATTAGGTACTGACCAACTCGGTCGTGATGTATGGTCTCGTATTCTGTACGGTGGTAAAGCCTCTTTAGGGATTGCTTTCACCATCATTGGCATTAGTGGGGCCATCGGTATCGCTATTGGTGGGTTAGCAGGATTCTCTACACCTAGCATTGACCGTTGGTTATCTCGCTTGATTGATTTGGTACTAGGATTCCCGAACATGGTGATTGCCATTGCTTTCATCGGTATTATGGGACCTAGCATAACGAATGTAATCATTTCCTTATGTATTACGAAATGGGCAGAGTACGCCCGCATCACTAGGGGCCTCGTACAGATTGAACGCCATGCGGAGTACATTACCTTTGCTCGTATGTCAGGTGCTTCAAATCTACGAATTCTGTGGCGCTATATTCTGCCGAATGTATTGCCACCGTTGGTGATCGTTATTATTCAACATTTAGGGGACGCCATCATTTTGGTAGCCAGTTTTTCGCTCATCGGCATCGGTGTGCAACCGCCGGATCCGGAGTGGGGCGCGATCCTGTTGAGCTCCCGCGATTTTCTACAAACCGCGCCGTGGCTGCTAATTTACCCGGGACTCGCTATTTTTATTACCGTTGTTTTATTTAACTATATTGGTGATGCGTTGCGCGATGCCCTCGATGTATCTCGTTAA